The Anopheles merus strain MAF chromosome 2L, AmerM5.1, whole genome shotgun sequence genome has a segment encoding these proteins:
- the LOC121594348 gene encoding tubulin beta chain-like, translating into MREIVVFHLGQCGNRVAENFWEYICDEHCLNTEGQFEGQHYLPLQRINVYFDESPCCNFVPRSIFADLEPSTLNYLRCSRYGSLFSPESFISGKTSAGNNWARGYHTEGAELLDQIEDCTRRMVEGCDCLQGFQLVHSIGGGTGSGLGTLLLENLKDHFPGKITNTFSVIPSPKVSEVVVEPYNSVFALSSMIRSSDETFCLDNEALYDICVNTLRLPVPDLDDLNHLIASAMAGITCSFRYPGQLNSDLRKLLTNMVPYRRLHFFVPGLAPLCARDSECYRQTTVPELVYQLFSTNNLMAACDPQLGTFLTAAAIFRGRLSTRTVEEHMGSVRLKNELSFSNFIPNNVKSAICDVPPRGMKMAATFIANTTSITQLFRRITGQFGTMFRQRAFLHWYTGEGMDEAEFTEMEKGLADLVEEYDSYKEEGRAKDDVQDDDEE; encoded by the coding sequence ATGAGAGAAATAGTAGTATTTCACCTGGGCCAGTGTGGCAATCGAGTGGCGGAAAATTTCTGGGAATACATTTGCGACGAACACTGCTTAAATACGGAAGGTCAGTTTGAAGGGCAGCACTATCTACCATTGCAGCGTATCAACGTGTACTTTGATGAGTCACCGTGCTGCAACTTCGTCCCACGGTCGATCTTTGCCGATCTGGAACCGAGCACCTTAAATTATTTGCGCTGCAGTCGCTATGGCTCCTTGTTTTCCCCGGAAAGCTTCATCTCCGGGAAAACGAGCGCGGGCAACAATTGGGCCCGTGGTTATCACACTGAAGGGGCTGAACTGCTGGACCAGATTGAGGACTGCACCCGCCGAATGGTGGAAGGGTGTGATTGTCTGCAAGGTTTCCAACTGGTGCATTCGATCGGTGGCGGTACCGGCTCTGGACTGGGAACGCTACTGCTGGAAAACTTGAAGGATCACTTTCCGGGGAAGATCACGAACACGTTCAGCGTTATTCCTTCGCCGAAAGTATCGGAGGTCGTGGTGGAACCGTACAATTCTGTATTTGCACTCAGCTCGATGATACGTTCGAGCGATGAAACGTTTTGCTTGGATAATGAGGCGCTGTACGATATCTGTGTAAACACGTTGCGTCTGCCGGTGCCGGATCTGGACGACTTGAATCATCTGATTGCATCGGCTATGGCCGGTATCACCTGTAGCTTTCGATATCCGGGCCAGCTCAACTCCGACCTGCGGAAGCTGCTGACAAACATGGTACCCTATCGAAGGTTACATTTCTTCGTGCCCGGTCTTGCTCCGCTTTGTGCTCGCGACTCCGAATGCTACCGACAGACGACGGTGCCGGAGCTGGTGTACCAGCTGTTCAGTACTAACAATCTGATGGCAGCGTGCGACCCTCAGCTTGGGACGTTTCTAACCGCAGCAGCCATCTTTCGGGGCCGATTGTCAACTCGCACGGTGGAGGAGCATATGGGCAGTGTGCGTTTGAAGAACGAACTCTCGTTCAGCAACTTCATACCAAACAATGTCAAGTCGGCCATTTGTGATGTGCCTCCTCGTGGCATGAAAATGGCCGCCACTTTTATTGCCAACACGACGTCCATCACTCAACTGTTCCGACGCATAACGGGCCAGTTTGGGACGATGTTTCGACAGCGCGCCTTTCTGCACTGGTACACCGGTGAGGGTATGGATGAGGCTGAGTTTACCGAGATGGAGAAAGGACTGGCTGACCTGGTGGAGGAGTACGACAGCTACAAAGAGGAAGGCAGGGCCAAGGATGATGTtcaagatgatgatgaagaataG